The genomic window GTCCTTCCGTCCCTCGCATCGGCTCTAGTTGCAGCCCGGAAGAGATGCATATCCTCCTTTGGCACTTTGATAGAGAATTCACTCCACGGTCTGGAAGCATCGACTCGTTTCAACCATGGCCATCTCGCTTGCATGGCAACATTCAGCCAGTGCAGGTTAGGAATGCCCAGTCCTCCTGCCCACTTCGGTGCACACACCGACTCCCAGGCTACCGCACAATTGCCACCATTTGCCTCGGCCTTCTTGCACCATAGGAAACCCCTACACAGTTTGTTCATTGTCGCAATTGTCTTCATTGGTAGATCCAGCGCCATCATCGCATGTATTGGTATAGCAGACAATACTGACTGAACAAGTGTCAACCTTCCGCTCTTTGGCATTAGCGCTGCCCTCCACTTTGGTAAACGATTTGCCAAGTTGTCCACCAAATATTGTAACAACCCTGCCGTTTGCTTTCTTAGTGAAAGTGGTAGTCCGAGGTATTTGATAGGAAATGAGGCCACCGGGCATCCCAATTCTTGGCTCACCCAAGCTATGGTCTGCTCATCACATCTGATCGGCAGAGCAATTGATTTGCCCATGTTGATGTGTAATCCTTAAGCTTCCCCAAACATTTCAAAGATTGCTCTACAGGTTGCCAAATCCACATGTCTCGGCCTCAGGAAAAGTACCACATCATCTGCATATATTGACATTCTTTGCCTCATGCCCGACGTAGCCAGCGGCTCCAACACCTGCTTTAGCACCGTAGCCTCGAACATACGTTGCAACGGCTCCATCGTGAGAGTAAACATCATGGGTGACAGCGAGTCTCCTTGACGCATACCTTTGCAGTTGTATATTGTTTCTCTGGGCTCTCCATTGACCATCACCTTCGTAGTTGATGTGGCAAGAATCCCACAAATCCAAGCTCTCCACTTGTGCCCAAACCCGACCTGCTGCAGGACTTCCAACAAGAAATGCCATTGGACCGAATCGAACACTTTCGAAATATCTAGCTTGAGCGGCACATCCGGGTTCCTCAAAGCGTGCAGCCGCCGCGCCGTACTCTGCACTAGCATGAAATTGTCGTGCAGGGACCGTCCTTTCACGAACGCACTCTGATGGTTCCCCACAAGGTTAGGGAGCTCCACAGTCAGCCTGGTCGAGAGGACCTTTTCGAAAATCTTGATGGCATGCATAATTTGGACTCTCAAATCTTGTAGGCGGTTCACAATTTTATTATTATGAAGTGTAACATGTGAGACAACCAGACACATATACatagtttttttgcaaataaaacacaTACATAGTTAATTCCACCTTTTTACACATGTACAAAACATTTTATATTCTATTTGTGGTATGCTCGTAAAAAAAATCTCACCGTGCAGAATTTTCCCTTGGTGCATGATACATAGTTTATAGTTTGCCATATAGCTTAATATGTGATGTAAGCCGAGGACACCTTAAAATTTAAATATCAAACCAATTAAAAGAATGTTGAGCCGCTCGTCCCGGAAAGAGCGGATTGCCTGCACAGGCGAAAAGGAAGTGAGCGGGGGCTGCCCTTTGCGTACCGCTGATTCCCTCTCCCTTTGCCGTCcgctccagcggggggagggagggggaacctcAAATCTGTGTGTGGGGTGGGATCGCAGTAGGTTTAGGGTTGAGGAAGACGCTGTCGAGGCTGTTGCGATGGCGTCATGTCTGAATAAGTTTCCCCAGGCTCTGTTCATGGCTAGGCGAAGCTCTTGTCGTCGTGTAGGGGCCAGTGGGGTGGAGAATCCTCGAATCTCGTTGAGGTCGCGGGCCATGGGTATCTGGAGGTTGACCGGCACTGGCCGGTTGGGTCCTCGGATGGGAGGTGGTTGTGTTGAGATGgagattcttcttcctcctcaccggTATGATTTTCCGCTGTTGTTCCTCCTTTTACTTTGTGTTGCTGCTGAAGGCATGTCCTTTGCCCGATAGTTAGCCCGGCCGCGGCGTTGGAACCGGGATCTTAGTTCTCTTCCATCTGGAAGGGACACATATAGCGGTACTCAAAGTTGTATAGATGGCGAAGGCTGGTGCAGGCGTGCTGGATGCACACGTGTGTCCTTGTCTTCTCGATGTCGTGTGAAGAAAAGGGGAGCAACGCGACGGTGATTATGCCATGGTTGAAGATGATGACCTAGTTGGTTCTGGTTGCAGATTTTTTTTTTGCAGGCGTCCTCTTGCAAGGTTCAGGAATGATAACATAGAGCTCCGGAGATTTTCGTGCTTTACTAGTTGTTTTAGGGCACTTTCTGTTTTTCTTGTTCTTTGTGCGTGTGTTAGGGTGTGTTTGCTCCATGTTTGTATTGGTCAAGAACTTTGTATTATTTTGTGATTTGAATGCAACCAtactttctcaaaaaaaaaagaaccaATTAAAAAAATTGAAGATTCCCTTCAGACGATCACGTTCTCCGCCTGTCCCACGCCGTTTGTGAGTGGCTCCGCCCCTCTGGCCCTGCCGTGCTCGTTCGCTTGACGGTCTGCAACCCTTTTGTTCGAAACAGCCGCTGCCAAAGTAGCTTTGCACTTCGAATTTGACTGGCTGACGTAGTCCTCCCACTCCTCCCCTCTCCTCTTTATTGCAAAAGATATCTAGTATGCATTTGTTATACTCATCCAATTGTTGATCTCAGTGGAGGAAGCAAAATGGCATAGTAAAAGAATTACGAACGAGTTCCACCTTTTACTCCATAGTTGCGTATTTATGACAACAATTTTACCATTTAGTAAATAAAAAATCTTCGGATTACCCCCATTTAAGAAACTTTGGACTTGATTTTACCCCATTTAGAAAATCAAGTCTCCAAAATGCCTTTTTCAAAGTTTCAAGAGccgatttcctttttctttttgcctGCAGTTCCCGGGATGTCATTTGACCATGAAAATTTGCAAGTTTCTAGCACACTATAGCATATTCCATGCAAAAAAACATATATTATTTTTTTCAATATTTTGTTGAATTTACTATTCATGACGGGTGTAGGTAATGCTGTTTCAATCTCAAGTCTTAGCTCAAGGGGATCTAAGTGATTGAGCGAGATCtaagtgatcttagctcaaggggaataaggtgaagactatgtgtcttctgagttaaatctcaagTCTCTCCaatcagacgtacagttgtcacaacaactggaactggtcgaatgAAATCTCTGTCTTCACCGAGCAGTCCCGGTTCAGTTATTCAACCCTTTACTTTCTGTAACACCATGTTGAAGACTTTGTCTCCCTCTCTCCGAATACTTTCATATTTCGTCAATGCTTTGTTGTATCTTCTGTTTCACTGTTCTCAAGTGCGTCTGTTTATATGtaggattttttttagaaaaggaggatgaccccctgTAGGATTATTCCGCTATCTTGTATGCATGCTTAGTTCTATTCTAGTGACTTTGTCATCATTCTAGCTTGCATACTTAGCCCAGTTTACCTTTCGCTGAGTAATTTCTCGAACTATTATTGTTTTAAGAATTCACTTCAAAAAGAATTTGTTACAATCTCTCGTTCACCCCTCTCTAGTTGATAACTTGCAATTTCGGCTATCCTTAAAACGGACACACTATCCGTCCATGGACTGTGTTCGGTCTGTGGACACAATACTGGAGTCAGTCATCCAACCCTATACCTTAAATTTCCATGCCAACAACTTTTTGCCAAATAGTTGGCACTCGGTCGCTAGTGCCTTCCGCCAAACATGCGTGTATGTATTAAAAAAATTATCGCACGGACTAGTGTAGGCACTTAAGTGTAGCACTTGAAGAATTTTCGTTTTGAAACAATAGTGCTTCCGCCAAATGCTTGGAGCCTTGGAGCGTCCCGCCGTAGTGCACTTGAAAAAACTAGCACCTTCCACCATTTTTTAGGAGCGGCATTCTGCCATCTGGACGGAGAGAAGATACAAGGTGACTATTGATTTGTCATGAAGATGTCCGGACTCTCCTACAACCCCATTATATGCTTTCGGTTTGGGGATTTCGGACAGCCGTACTAATACGCGGGCATTTTCCAGCGAACTAGGAAAGGAGGACAAACCTAAAAAATTACATGCACAGCACATCACATCAACTACTCCTTCCGTCTTCAAATACATGACGTATAAATCTAGTCAAAAAGTCATTTTTTTAGTTTGACCAAATATGTAGAAGAAAGTATCAGCAATTATAACATTGAATAAATAGATTATGAAAACGAAATTGCTCTGCGTACGACTTTAAATGTACGATCCAGTCTGATCCAGTGATCCCACGGTTGCCGCTGATGCAGAGATTTGATCGGAGGGTGACTGAGCAGTGTCGTACAAAGTCGTACAAGTATTCATCGTACGTCTAGCACTGCTCATTATGAAAATATATCTAATGATGGACATATTAATATTGATTTGATAATCtgtatcttaatatttttgtatataTACTTGGTCAAACTTAAAGATCATTGACTTTCTGACTAAATTTATATGTCGTCTATTTGGGAATGAAAGTAGTAGAAAAAAAGCACGAATGTGGGATGGCCGTTTTAGCTCTGGGGTGCATGTGCTCTTgggtgaatagtaaattcaaactAAATAATAAATAATATTTTAAAATTATGTTTTTGTTGTGTAGATGTTCTTGTTAGTGTAAGGGCATTTTCAACAGCAAACCGCAAAAATCCTCCTGCATCNNNNNNNNNNNNNNNNNNNNNNNNNNNNNNNNNNNNNNNNNNNNNNNNNNNNNNNNNNNNNNNNNNNNNNNNNNNNNNNNNNNNNNNNNNNNNNNNNNNNNNNNNNNNNNNNNNNNNNNNNNNNNNNNNNNNNNNNNNNNNNNNNNNNNNNNNNNNNNNNNNNNNNNNNNNNNNNNNNNNNNNNNNNNNNNNNNNNNNNNNNNNNNNNNNNNNNNNNNNNNNNNNNNNNNNNNNNNNNNNNNNNNNNNNNNNNNNNNNNNNNNNNNNNNNNNNNNNNNNNCCAACGCTAGCCGCATACATCTGGGCTTCCTTATTTTTTAAGTCTTCAAATGTGGCCAGATTCTTGTCCGaaagttggataggatcacccatgttctcaaattccagAGCTGCGGCAACATCGTCACCCTCATCCTCAACGATGATGTTgtgaatgatcacacaacatgtcatcacctcccacaaggtttccggatcccattgtttagcaggtccatgaacaactgcaaaacgggcctgtagaactccaaatgccctctccacatcctttctagctgcTTCTTGTCTTTAGGAAAAGTGAGCCTTTTTCTGGTTAACTATATAGGCTTGAGATGGTGCTCACGAAGGTAGCCCATGCaggatagataccgtcaaccaGATAGTAGCTCATGTTGTACTCATGTCCAATGACAGTATAATGGTAAGGAGGAGCTTTTCCTTCAGTCAGCCTCGCAAATAATGGCGATcgttgcaacacattgatgtcattgtgagacctgGACATGCCAAATAAAGCATGTCAAATCCAAAGATCTCGTGATGCAACTGCTtgaagaatgatggtgggcttcttagcatgaccctgatattgcccttgtaaagccttcagacagttcttccatttccaatacATGCAGTCAAGTGATCCAAGCAAACCTGACCAACCTCTTGCTTCTGAGATTTCCGAGAGCCTCTCGGTATATGCcagttggttctctcaggtactgAGGTCTGAACACCTCGACCACGAcagttgcaaacctgaccatggcatctccgcatgtCCTCTTAGACATCCGTAAGTACTCGTCCCACGGATTAGTGGTTGTGCCAGATGCAAGCATCCGGAGTACGGtcgtgcacttctggtaaccagagaaACCAAATCGTTCCCACGGCGTCATTCTTCAGGATAAAATAGTCATCGTAGGACCGGATCAAAAACAGTCTTGCGCATCGGAAAACGCCAGCGAAAATGGTCAACAAATAGTGCATCGGGGGCAAAGTAGTTGGCCATCAGTGTCAAATGCCTGCGCGCCCTGTTGCGGTTGAGCACTCAGTGACCCTTGATcgagcccttgaaattgagaacatgctcctccgcaCGCTCTGCTCCGCGTCTTCAAGGACCGCGTGCATAATCGCCGTCTCATTGGagtactcctcctcgtccaacgAGCCGTCGGACGACTCAACATACTGATCGTATATGTACTTCAAACCGGAGCCCATTGCTACAAAGAAGAAGGGGCAACTTTTTTCATCTCCGGCGATTCATCAAACATTTGTCGTGCATGGTGAGTAGAGCAGTAGCGAATGGTACTTGGCGGGGCGGTCAGAGGACAAGGTTTGAACGAAGACGGAGGAGAAGCTGCGGGGAGCCCTGCTGGAGCGCCGGAGGTGACGAAGAGCAAAGTTTTGGTAGGggtgtggcggtggtggtggagcgggggcTAAGGCAAGAGAGAAAGAAAGGAAGGAGAGAAAATGAGGAGGATGGAGTCGCGGGGTTTgggaagggttttgggtgggccggggCTATCGGGAAGCGACGTTTCGGGTGTCCGGACTCTTGCAAACCTCCCCCACTTTTGTCTCTGGTTTGCGAGAGAAATCACGTCTGTACCGCCCCGCGGACACATACAAACTCGCGTAggatggcttccgcggtccggACGGATGCGGGTGGTTTGTGGGTCTGCCTTGAAGATGCCCTAACAAGGGTATTTGACAATTTTCATGCGAAACGGGATGGCAATATTTCATCGGTGAGAAAAATAATAAGTGTAATAGTTGAAGGTACGTTTGTCGTTTGACTTGTTTTTTTACACAAGTCAAAATGCTTAACCTTTCCTCCACAAAATTGCAGGTAGCATTTAAGCGTGGCAATGAACGCATTTAatttttttctttacttttttgACATTTGCAATAAACTTTTTTGATGCACAGAGCAATAGAGCATACACTGTGATGATCCGAATTGAATTTTCACGTGTGTGGATGTTTGCATGTGACAAGTATATAGAGTGCGCGGCGGTAAAAGAAAATTCACCAGTAAAAAAGCAGCACGTGGATGAGAAAGCGGAGAGTTTGTTTGGAACCGCATTCCGGCGGctaaatttcatgttttgaccTTTTTTCGATAGCTATTCGAGATCTGATcctagtttgaatttttttcaagatCTGATCCTTTTGCTACCGTCAgggtccatggcggtagggtataactgcctaccgccaaggtccctggcgatAGGATTGCATGCCCTACCGTGAAATTTTGCTAAGTATTAAACATAGTGCGTGCTCGTGCCTACCGCCAAGCACCTTGACGGTAGGGTTGTACATGCTACCGCCATAATGTTTGACGGTAGGGATGTTtcctaccgccaaggtccctggcggtaggtTGTTACACCCTACCGTCATGAACCCTGACGATAGCAAAAAGGTCAGATCTCGAATTTTTTTTAAACTAGGATCAGATCTCGAATAGATatcagaaaagggtcaaaacacaaaatttTGCCCATTCCGACTGTGTACAGCTGTGCAGTGTCATAGTTTTCTTTCTGTTAATTGCTAGCAACCCAAAATCCGACCCCGAAAACTCCGATACTTGTCTTTTCGGAGCAGCGGCCGGCGGCACCGCCCACCACCGGAGGCAGCGGCTTCACCGGAGCAGGTATGTCCTGTTCCCCACCGCTACGaggaggcggcgaggtggcggcgggagCACACGCCCCTCGCACGTACATGGCGCGCACACCTAGCGAGGCTGCGAGGGGGTCGAGCGAGAGTACAGCGCGAGGGGATCGAGGAGATGGGCGCGACCTTCACTCCCGTTCACGGGGTTGTTGAGCACGACGACCCTCGTCGGTGAGGTCGTCGCCGGTCGGCGATGGTCGGGGTCGAGTAGCTAGAGAGTATCGAGCCCGAGGTTGCGCCCCGCGCAAGATGGCGTAGCGACGGCTCGCCGGCTGGTCCGGCCCGGCCAGGCCCTGCACGACGCCACGCGCTGGAACGCCGTGGCGTCACGGGCGTCCCCGCGCGCACCATCTCCCCATCAAGCAGTGGCTTTTGCACCTGCGCATGTAGGATTTGCAACCGGAGCGCCGTTCGTTAGCGCGCCGGGCTGCTTGCGAGTGTGCAGCTATTTGCCTAATGTGTCGGATTTAAGATACGCCATTGGAGATTGTTTTCATGTAAATCTTTTCTGCCCAATTGCAGGGATGGAGGACATGAGCACGCAGGTTGTATCTCCTGCAGCGGCTGGCGTGATGAGTGAAGTGGCTGTCCTAGTGAATGCGCTGTCTATTGTCATCGATCTTGGGCCACTGTGAGCCTTGTCTTGCATTCTCAGCAAATTCTTTGTAGGGCGAGGTTGTGATATTCTGAACAAGTTATTCTCATTGCAGCTTCGTCTTGCTTTTTCCAACTGACTGGAAGGAAGTGAGCAAGTTCTTCAGCCTCAAATCTTTCATACTTAGCACCGTGATGAACTTCTTTCTGGCTTCACATGTGCTGTTCGAGATTGATGAGAAGGACAAACATCGTGATGTCTTGTTTGTGTCTGTGGTGGGCTTTTGCACTGCTACAGTTTTCGCTTTCTTTCTTCTGGCCCATCGTGGTGTCATGAAAAACAGTCGCTGGGCACGGTGCTGGGTAAGAACTATGAAGTACATTTTACACATATTAGGTTATGCTATTGAGTACTGGGTACAAATTGCTAAAGGGTCCTTATTTGCAGATGGCTTATATCCTGCTGTGCTTTGTTATCGCTTGCCTTGTGCTTCTGGGTGGCATTTTTGTAGAGTTTCAGGGTTATGGCCCAATCATAAGTGTGTTGGGTTTCCTAGTGGTGCTTGTATTGAATGCTGCTACTGTGGCCCCAGTTGTAAGTAATTTTTTGAATATCTACTAGAATATTTGTATGCAAAATTACCCAACTCTTACAAATCCAAGGAAATGTTATTTTTGCAGCTGACTTGCAAGCCCTTACCTGATGACGAAGTTACGTTCTACACTGTCTTCATGTCGTTCTTGAATGCCCTTGATTCCAGCTTTTTTGTGTTTTACGCTGTCTGCCTCGGAACGTTTGGCCGCTTTCTGTCGGTAAGTCCCCATTCCTCTAGAGGAAGTTTATCTCAAACTGCCAGCACTATCAAAATTATGTATGATGTAGCAATTACCAATTTAAAGAGTAGTTCCAGTGTTACCAGTGTAAGTAAATTGCTAGTAATACCTGCTCTGAGCTAGCCATTGAACCATGATGCAGCAAAACTTTACTAGGGTCGCCAAGCATTGGGTATTTGGGTTGTAGCTGCTCTTTCAGTGTATTAATGTCATCCCACCCGGTCAAAAATACAAGCACAGCACCATCTCTTTCCTTATGACTAATATGGCAGAATCTGCTTGTAGTACTTACTAAATGTGGAATTGCTTTGCAAGTTTCATTTAACTTAGAAAAGAGGAACTTCTATATTCACATGTGAACCGACAGGTGAGAGTTTGAGCTGACCGAGGAAATGATGGGTAATTATTCGTGTGATGTTTTTCTGAGTTGAAGTTGAAGTTTCTGATCCTACTGCCATGGTTATTGCTCCACCTGTGATTTAGAAGTTAACCCAATAATGCTTTATCTACTCTCTGGACATGCTTCTGTTGAGATTCACCAGAGAGATCAATCCATGTTATTTAACATATCAAATGTATAGAAAAAGACACATGGGCTAAGTAATCATGGACCTATATGTTGTATTGCTGTTCCATAAGGCCTGGCCATTGGAAGTTCAGCACTTGGACCACTATACTTGAGTGACATGCTGACACATTGGTTTTTGCACTTTGGAGTGTTAGTTCTGTTTCACTGAGTGCAAATATCTATGCTCTGGTATAATTCCGTTGTCTTTTTTTTATGCAGCTAGTCAGTTTgatgaatgctttgggtgcactTATACTACTCATTGGACTGATTGTGACTGCACTACTGAAAGGGCTACGTCGACTTCTCAACTTCATTTTCAGCTTTGGTGGCCACCACAGGAACGACTGAACTGGGACCAAGAGAATTTGGCTGGATTAGGAGAACTACTTTGCTGATGAAAACTAATACGCTTGTCCGTGAAACAAAATTTTGTAATAATATGGCCACCCGACGATCGGGAGATGTCGCCGGTGTGCACTGTTTGCAGTTTTATTCGTACGCTTTATTTCTCACTTTTGTAGGAGATAAGTTAATAGTGCAACGGCAGAACCATATATGGGTCATACTTTCAGTGTTATATGCTGCAACTCTCTTCTATCTCTGCCAAAAAATATATGTTTGGGGCTGCATTCTTTCGATAATTACGCCGGGATTTGGCTTGTTTGTTCCTCTCTCTCCTGTTGCCTTGGTTGTTTGTTGGCATGGTCTGATGGTTGTTGCAATCTCAATGCAGCTGTGGCCTATCACTATTGCATATGAATTTGGTTGACTTTGCCTTGTTTTGAAATGCATAATGTAGAAAGTGATCTACCTTTCtattaaaaaataatataaagcaTGGGGAACAGCCGGCTGCTCGCTAGAGCTCCGGAGCGGCTGGCCCAAATAGATATATTTGGGTCTCTAATCCATGTAAGGAAATCATTGTCTCCATAATTATAGTATAAGAAAAATTGTAATCTATATTAGAGAGAAAAGTAGCATGTAAACAGAAAAAAACACAAAAGCATATGTGAACAGGTGTGAATGTATTTAATTCGGATTTCAAAAGTTTTAAAAAGTCATGACTTTTAAACCATGCGTTAGAATTAAGATCTGTTTTTAACTTTTCATGGTTGGAACCCTTGCGACGTGCTCTTTGAAATAAGATCTCGCATGGGTATGTTTCGACGAGTTTTCTTTTTATGCAACTTAATCCCCTTGATGCAACCGTTTAGGAGTCAATATGCAACTACACGACAGTCGATGTGCAACTTTTTTCCTACTTGTGGACATGCAGTTTTCGCTCATGCGAATATATGTGAAGGCATTTGATTcgggttttcattttttcataactTTTGAGTCGAACATCGGAATTAAGACCCGCTTTGATTGTTGGAACCTATGCGACATGCTCTTGGAAACTAGATCTTGTGTGAGTATGTTTTGACAAAATTTATTGTGTGCAATTTAATCCCCGTCAGGTGCAATTGCCTAGTACTTGATGTGCAACTATATGGGACTCGATGTGCAACTTTCTCCCTACTCATAGACGTGCAATTTTCACTGATGACAGCTTCATCCCAATCTACCCCCGACAGTGAGATGTGTAACTTTGTCTGTTGCCCAGGCAACTAATCCATCTGTAAactaagagcatttagatcactaagtaGACCACTaacttagtgatctaaacactcttatattagtttacatagGGAGTACATAATAGTTGATGTACAATTTCTCCCTGCCCGTGGATGTGTGGATTTCACTATTTGTCGCCTCGGCCAACTGTCTAACAGTGGATGTGCAACTTTTGATGCTTTCCCATCCAAATGTCTAACAATGATGTGCAATTTCCTTGGTATCCCGTGAATGTCTAGTTTTC from Triticum aestivum cultivar Chinese Spring chromosome 3B, IWGSC CS RefSeq v2.1, whole genome shotgun sequence includes these protein-coding regions:
- the LOC123066039 gene encoding uncharacterized protein; the encoded protein is MEDMSTQVVSPAAAGVMSEVAVLVNALSIVIDLGPLFVLLFPTDWKEVSKFFSLKSFILSTVMNFFLASHVLFEIDEKDKHRDVLFVSVVGFCTATVFAFFLLAHRGVMKNSRWARCWMAYILLCFVIACLVLLGGIFVEFQGYGPIISVLGFLVVLVLNAATVAPVLTCKPLPDDEVTFYTVFMSFLNALDSSFFVFYAVCLGTFGRFLSLVSLMNALGALILLIGLIVTALLKGLRRLLNFIFSFGGHHRND